A DNA window from Fragaria vesca subsp. vesca linkage group LG3, FraVesHawaii_1.0, whole genome shotgun sequence contains the following coding sequences:
- the LOC101295895 gene encoding uncharacterized protein LOC101295895 has translation MTSLHPSELDTDSIASTPRSDHPSNDQTRVRFMCSFGGKILPRPHDNQLRYVGGDTRIVAVQRATTFSSLLSKLSKLSGLSDVTVKYQLPNEDLDALISVTTDEDVDNMIDEYDRITQNQNPKAARLRLFLFPKGGDGGPASRTSSISSLLDGSAKREHWFLDALNSGASNNSLLLERGRSEASSILSEVPDYLFGLDNSDDNHNRGGGEFTRPKTRPGMVPDNVSASDPGSPAPSPFCSTSSVPSVPSLPNLPPVKTKPDLKPETKDEGFAETTAELPVSQATGFSGNPGNPGLQYIQDPNYPGHVVRSVPVYYYPAPVQPPVQPVHIQTQYMPQQYQAQIPVGYHNKIPGMGQVYGGGLRPVAGMEQYDVSGRVVSDGMNQQVYYGVRNGGVVPAYNPAMVVQSGEEWQGNGSDINAGRAPNAS, from the exons ATGACGTCACTCCACCCCTCTGAGCTGGACACCGACTCCATCGCCTCCACTCCGCGATCGGACCACCCCTCAAACGATCAGACACGTGTACGGTTCATGTGCAGCTTCGGCGGGAAGATCCTACCCCGCCCCCACGATAACCAGCTCCGCTACGTCGGCGGCGACACCAGAATCGTCGCCGTGCAACGCGCCACCACTTTCTCCTCCCTCCTCTCCAAGCTCTCCAAACTCTCAG GACTGAGTGACGTCACCGTTAAGTACCAGCTCCCGAACGAGGACCTGGACGCGTTGATCTCCGTCACGACGGACGAGGACGTCGACAACATGATCGACGAGTACGACCGCATCACACAGAATCAAAACCCTAAGGCCGCTCGCCTCCGCCTCTTCCTCTTCCCCAAAGGCGGCGACGGCGGCCCCGCTTCCCGGACCTCCAGCATCAGCTCCCTCCTCGACGGCTCCGCCAAGCGCGAGCACTGGTTCCTCGACGCGCTCAACAGCGGCGCGTCGAACAACTCGCTCCTCCTCGAGCGCGGCCGCTCCGAGGCGTCCTCGATTCTCTCCGAAGTGCCGGACTATCTCTTCGGCCTGGACAACTCCGACGACAACCACAACCGCGGCGGCGGGGAGTTCACCAGGCCGAAGACCCGACCCGGGATGGTACCGGACAACGTCTCGGCTTCGGATCCCGGCTCTCCTGCTCCGTCGCCGTTTTGCTCCACGTCGTCTGTCCCTTCCGTCCCGTCGCTGCCGAATCTTCCGCCCGTGAAGACCAAACCGGATTTGAAACCGGAGACGAAAGATGAGGGGTTTGCAGAGACGACGGCGGAGTTGCCCGTTTCACAAGCAACAGGGTTTTCGGGTAATCCAGGCAATCCCGGGTTGCAATATATCCAGGACCCGAACTATCCGGGTCATGTTGTGCGATCAGTTCCGGTTTATTATTACCCGGCTCCGGTTCAACCGCCGGTCCAGCCGGTTCACATACAGACTCAGTATATGCCTCAGCAATACCAGGCTCAGATACCGGTCGGGTACCATAATAAGATACCGGGTATGGGCCAGGTTTATGGTGGTGGGTTAAGGCCCGTTGCGGGAATGGAACAGTACGACGTGTCGGGTAGGGTTGTGTCTGATGGAATGAACCAGCAGGTGTACTATGGGGTGAGGAATGGCGGTGTGGTTCCGGCGTATAATCCGGCGATGGTGGTGCAATCGGGGGAAGAATGGCAAGGAAATGGATCGGATATCAACGCGGGTCGCGCCCCGAATGCATCTTGA